One region of Alosa sapidissima isolate fAloSap1 chromosome 1, fAloSap1.pri, whole genome shotgun sequence genomic DNA includes:
- the LOC121704694 gene encoding putative ferric-chelate reductase 1 isoform X1 — MKQGSAGMGGKLIFLVTFLIGYLTTGIRGDGPFQITATNVSITRDGCGSTKLCLGEVGCDPAGNVLCSFISSKVVNASTSDVKFELFGNSTGYIALVLTTNVDQGGGLVFVCSRDPFNTTRNFLFRTATQIGKNGNITLTNSPIVEDITYNFNRSINGSFHQCTFTARGLSQAINNRTSEINVQASLIRGDVSAGPSFVAPGATDLLFITNGLVDLTKITTGNSPAFDPAANLGTPTATMVSITRDGCGSTKLCLGEVGCDPAGNVLCSFISSKVVNASTSDVKFELFGNSTGYIALVLTTNVDQGGGLVFVCSRDPFNTTRNFLFRTATQIGKNGTITLTNSPIVEDITYNFNRSINGSFHQCTFTARGLSQAINNRASEINVQVSLIRGDVSANGFDAPGDTLFRTPGIVDLANPRNATINATTTTATLTTTIPATTAGCSSLMHPLTQAMAILVSVLALRLF; from the exons ATGAAACAAGGCTCTGCAG GAATGGGCGGCAAACTAATCTTTCTGGTGACTTTCCTGATTGGTTATCTGACAACTGGAATCAGAGGAGATGGGCCTTTCCAAATAACGGCCACCAAC GTGAGCATCACTCGTGACGGTTGCGGTTCCACCAAACTGTGTTTGGGAGAAGTTGGCTGTGACCCTGCCGGCAATGTTCTGTGCTCCTTTATCTCTTCTAAGGTCGTAAATGCTAGTACTTCAGACGTGAAATTTGAGCTCTTTGGGAACTCCACTGGATACATTGCTCTGGTGCTCACCACTAATGTAGACCAG GGGGGCGGtttggtgtttgtttgttccaGGGATCCATTCAATACAACCAGGAACTTCTTATTCCGCACAGCTACACAGATTGGCAAAAATGGTAACATCACCCTAACCAACTCG CCAATAGTGGAGGACATCACATACAACTTCAACAGAAGCATCAACGGAAGTTTCCACCAGTGTACATTCACTGCCCGGGGACTGAGCCAGGCCATCAATAATCGCACCTCTGAAATCAATGTCCAAGCTTCCCTTATCAGGGGTGATGTCAGCG CTGGTCCGTCATTTGTTGCCCCTGGTGCTACAGACCTGCTCTTCATAACCAATGGTTTGGTGGACTTGACGAAAATCACTACAGGAAATTCTCCTGCTTTTGACCCAGCTGCTAATTTGGGAACTCCTACAGCCACTATG GTGAGCATCACTCGTGACGGTTGCGGTTCCACCAAACTGTGTTTGGGAGAAGTTGGCTGTGACCCTGCCGGCAATGTTCTGTGCTCCTTTATCTCTTCTAAGGTCGTAAATGCTAGTACTTCAGACGTGAAATTTGAGCTCTTTGGGAACTCCACTGGATACATTGCTCTGGTGCTCACCACTAATGTAGACCAG GGGGGCGGtttggtgtttgtttgttccaGGGATCCATTCAATACAACCAGGAACTTCTTATTCCGCACAGCTACACAGATTGGCAAAAATGGTACCATCACCCTAACCAACTCG CCAATAGTGGAGGACATCACATACAACTTCAACAGAAGCATCAACGGAAGTTTCCACCAGTGTACATTCACTGCCCGGGGACTGAGCCAGGCCATCAATAACCGCGCCTCTGAAATCAATGTCCAAGTTTCCCTTATCAGGGGTGATGTCAGCG CTAATGGGTTTGATGCCCCCGGTGATACACTCTTCAGAACCCCTGGCATCGTGGACCTGGCTAATCCTCGCAACGCAACCATaaatgctactactactactgctactcttACTACTACCATCCCTGCTACTACAGCAGGCTGTTCTTCCCTCATGCATCCACTGACTCAAG CAATGGCCATCCTTGTGAGTGTCCTAGCTCTTCGCTTGTTTTGA
- the LOC121704694 gene encoding putative ferric-chelate reductase 1 isoform X2: MGGKLIFLVTFLIGYLTTGIRGDGPFQITATNVSITRDGCGSTKLCLGEVGCDPAGNVLCSFISSKVVNASTSDVKFELFGNSTGYIALVLTTNVDQGGGLVFVCSRDPFNTTRNFLFRTATQIGKNGNITLTNSPIVEDITYNFNRSINGSFHQCTFTARGLSQAINNRTSEINVQASLIRGDVSAGPSFVAPGATDLLFITNGLVDLTKITTGNSPAFDPAANLGTPTATMVSITRDGCGSTKLCLGEVGCDPAGNVLCSFISSKVVNASTSDVKFELFGNSTGYIALVLTTNVDQGGGLVFVCSRDPFNTTRNFLFRTATQIGKNGTITLTNSPIVEDITYNFNRSINGSFHQCTFTARGLSQAINNRASEINVQVSLIRGDVSANGFDAPGDTLFRTPGIVDLANPRNATINATTTTATLTTTIPATTAGCSSLMHPLTQAMAILVSVLALRLF, from the exons ATGGGCGGCAAACTAATCTTTCTGGTGACTTTCCTGATTGGTTATCTGACAACTGGAATCAGAGGAGATGGGCCTTTCCAAATAACGGCCACCAAC GTGAGCATCACTCGTGACGGTTGCGGTTCCACCAAACTGTGTTTGGGAGAAGTTGGCTGTGACCCTGCCGGCAATGTTCTGTGCTCCTTTATCTCTTCTAAGGTCGTAAATGCTAGTACTTCAGACGTGAAATTTGAGCTCTTTGGGAACTCCACTGGATACATTGCTCTGGTGCTCACCACTAATGTAGACCAG GGGGGCGGtttggtgtttgtttgttccaGGGATCCATTCAATACAACCAGGAACTTCTTATTCCGCACAGCTACACAGATTGGCAAAAATGGTAACATCACCCTAACCAACTCG CCAATAGTGGAGGACATCACATACAACTTCAACAGAAGCATCAACGGAAGTTTCCACCAGTGTACATTCACTGCCCGGGGACTGAGCCAGGCCATCAATAATCGCACCTCTGAAATCAATGTCCAAGCTTCCCTTATCAGGGGTGATGTCAGCG CTGGTCCGTCATTTGTTGCCCCTGGTGCTACAGACCTGCTCTTCATAACCAATGGTTTGGTGGACTTGACGAAAATCACTACAGGAAATTCTCCTGCTTTTGACCCAGCTGCTAATTTGGGAACTCCTACAGCCACTATG GTGAGCATCACTCGTGACGGTTGCGGTTCCACCAAACTGTGTTTGGGAGAAGTTGGCTGTGACCCTGCCGGCAATGTTCTGTGCTCCTTTATCTCTTCTAAGGTCGTAAATGCTAGTACTTCAGACGTGAAATTTGAGCTCTTTGGGAACTCCACTGGATACATTGCTCTGGTGCTCACCACTAATGTAGACCAG GGGGGCGGtttggtgtttgtttgttccaGGGATCCATTCAATACAACCAGGAACTTCTTATTCCGCACAGCTACACAGATTGGCAAAAATGGTACCATCACCCTAACCAACTCG CCAATAGTGGAGGACATCACATACAACTTCAACAGAAGCATCAACGGAAGTTTCCACCAGTGTACATTCACTGCCCGGGGACTGAGCCAGGCCATCAATAACCGCGCCTCTGAAATCAATGTCCAAGTTTCCCTTATCAGGGGTGATGTCAGCG CTAATGGGTTTGATGCCCCCGGTGATACACTCTTCAGAACCCCTGGCATCGTGGACCTGGCTAATCCTCGCAACGCAACCATaaatgctactactactactgctactcttACTACTACCATCCCTGCTACTACAGCAGGCTGTTCTTCCCTCATGCATCCACTGACTCAAG CAATGGCCATCCTTGTGAGTGTCCTAGCTCTTCGCTTGTTTTGA